Proteins co-encoded in one Montipora capricornis isolate CH-2021 chromosome 12, ASM3666992v2, whole genome shotgun sequence genomic window:
- the LOC138027102 gene encoding microtubule-associated proteins 1A/1B light chain 3C-like isoform X2 — translation MGDNEGKSSKPFKQRKSFVSRRDEVAGIRAKFPSKIPVIVERYHKEKDLPLLDKTKFLVPQELTMSQFVTIISVPFSLAKEMV, via the exons ATGGGGGACAACGAAGGAAAGTCCTCAAAGCCGTTCAAACAGCGCAAAAGTTTTG TCAGTAGAAGAGATGAAGTGGCTGGAATCAGAGCAAAGTTTCCCTCCAAAATACCT GTAATAGTCGAAAGATACCACAAAGAAAAAGATCTTCCTTTGCTCGACAAGACGAAATTTCTTGTCCCTCAGGAACTGACTATGAGTCAATTCGTCACCATAATAAG tgttccatTCTCATTGGCGAAGGAAATGGTTTGA